The Parafrankia discariae sequence CCCCGGTCGGAGCACTCGCCCTGGCTGTTCCGGCGAGCCGGCGGCGCTCGGGCGGGCGGTGGGCGAGACGGCGCGGCATGGGCGGTTCACCCTGATCGCGACGGATGTGCGTGGTATGGCGATCCGCTCCGACGCCGGCCTCTTCGGTTACGAACGGGCGCTCGTCCGGCGCGGACTCGGGCCGGTCGCGGGTGTGGACGAGGCCGGTCGGGGAGCCTGCGCCGGGCCGATGGTGGTGGCGGCCGTCGTACTGGACCATCGTCGGCTGGGTCTGCTCAGGCGGCTGACCGACTCCAAGCTCCTCACCGAGCGGGTCCGCGAGGAGGTCCACGCGGACGTCCTGGCCGCGGCGGCGGCGGTGTCGACCGTCGTCATCCCCGCCGCCGAGATCGATCAGACCGGCGTGCACGTAGCCAACATCATGGGGATGCGGCGGGCGGTCGCGGGGCTCGACGTCTGGCCGCGGTACGTGCTCACCGACGGGTTCGCGGTGGCGGGGCTGGGGGCGGAGTCGCTGGCGGTGATCAAAGGCGACCTGATGGTCGGGTGCATCGCCGCGGCGTCGGTGGTGGCCAAGGTGACCAGGGACCGGATCATGCGTAGTTTGCACGAGCGGTATCCCGAGTACGATTTCGCGCAGCACAAGGGCTACGTCACCGCGGCGCACACCGCCGCGATGACGCGGTACGGGCCGTGCGAGCAGCACCGACTGTCATATGTCAACGTCGCCGCGCTGGCGGCGCCGGCAGGGGAAACACGATCGTTGCGGCTGGAGGACAGGGTTGCTATGACCAGCCTGCGTGGCGTCACGGAGACCGCATGAGCGCGGAGGATCTCGAAAAATACGAGACCGAGATGGAGCTCCAGCTCTACCGCGAGTACCGCGACGTGGTCGGGTTGTTCTCGTACGTGATCGAGACGGAGCGTCGTTTCTATCTCGCGAACGATTATCAGATCGAGGTCCGGAACAGTACGGACGGCGAGGTCTTCTTCGAGCTGACCCTGCGGGACGCCTGGGTGTGGGACATGTTCCGTCCTGCCCGGTTCGTGAAGAACGTGCGAGTCGTCACCTTCAAGGACATCAACGTCGAGGAGTTGACCAAGGCCGAGCTCTGAGTGACGGCGCGCCGCCGGCCCGCGTGGGTTCGCGCGCCGTCGGTCGG is a genomic window containing:
- a CDS encoding ribonuclease HII — encoded protein: MAIRSDAGLFGYERALVRRGLGPVAGVDEAGRGACAGPMVVAAVVLDHRRLGLLRRLTDSKLLTERVREEVHADVLAAAAAVSTVVIPAAEIDQTGVHVANIMGMRRAVAGLDVWPRYVLTDGFAVAGLGAESLAVIKGDLMVGCIAAASVVAKVTRDRIMRSLHERYPEYDFAQHKGYVTAAHTAAMTRYGPCEQHRLSYVNVAALAAPAGETRSLRLEDRVAMTSLRGVTETA
- a CDS encoding DUF2469 domain-containing protein translates to MSAEDLEKYETEMELQLYREYRDVVGLFSYVIETERRFYLANDYQIEVRNSTDGEVFFELTLRDAWVWDMFRPARFVKNVRVVTFKDINVEELTKAEL